The following are encoded together in the Streptomyces sp. NBC_01465 genome:
- the speB gene encoding agmatinase — protein sequence MSSTGQQSSGPRGPVDSSRIPRYAGPATFARLPRLDEVGTADVAVVGVPFDSGVSYRPGARFGGNAIREASRLLRPYNPAQDASPFALAQVADAGDIAANPFNINEAVETIEAAADDLLGTGARMMTLGGDHTIALPLLRSVAKKHGPVALLHFDAHLDTWDTYFGAEYTHGTPFRRAVEEGILDTSALSHVGTRGPLYGKQDLTDDAKLGFGIVTSADVMRRGVDEVADQLRQRIGDRPLYISIDIDVLDPAHAPGTGTPEAGGLTSRELLEIVRGLSSCNLVSADLVEVAPAYDHAEITSVAASHTAYELTTIMSRQIAEARTK from the coding sequence ATGAGCAGCACCGGACAGCAGAGCAGCGGCCCCCGCGGCCCCGTCGACTCCTCCCGCATCCCGCGGTACGCGGGCCCTGCGACCTTCGCCCGGCTGCCCCGCCTCGACGAAGTCGGCACCGCCGACGTCGCCGTGGTCGGCGTGCCCTTCGACTCCGGGGTCTCCTACCGCCCGGGCGCCCGCTTCGGCGGCAACGCGATCCGCGAGGCGTCCCGGCTGCTCCGCCCGTACAACCCGGCACAGGACGCGTCGCCCTTCGCGCTCGCGCAGGTCGCGGACGCCGGGGACATCGCGGCGAACCCGTTCAACATCAACGAGGCCGTCGAGACGATCGAGGCCGCGGCCGACGACCTGCTCGGCACGGGCGCCCGGATGATGACGCTCGGTGGCGACCACACCATCGCTCTGCCGCTGCTGCGCTCGGTCGCCAAGAAGCACGGCCCGGTGGCGCTGCTGCACTTCGATGCGCACCTGGACACCTGGGACACGTACTTCGGCGCCGAATACACGCACGGAACCCCGTTCCGCCGGGCCGTCGAGGAGGGCATCCTCGACACCTCCGCGCTCAGCCACGTCGGTACGCGCGGCCCGCTGTACGGCAAGCAGGACCTGACCGACGACGCCAAGCTCGGTTTCGGCATCGTCACCTCCGCCGACGTCATGCGGCGCGGCGTCGACGAGGTCGCCGACCAGCTGCGCCAGCGCATCGGCGACCGCCCGCTCTACATCTCCATCGACATCGACGTCCTCGACCCGGCGCACGCACCCGGCACGGGCACCCCGGAGGCGGGCGGCCTGACCTCGCGCGAGCTCCTGGAGATCGTGCGCGGGCTCTCCTCCTGCAACCTGGTCTCGGCGGACCTGGTGGAGGTGGCCCCGGCGTACGACCACGCCGAGATCACCTCGGTCGCCGCATCCCACACGGCGTACGAGCTGACGACGATCATGTCCCGTCAGATCGCGGAGGCGCGTACCAAGTGA
- a CDS encoding sodium:solute symporter has protein sequence MAIDYAVIVIYLAGMLAMGWWGMRRAKSKSEFLVAGRRLGPAMYSGTMAAIVLGGASTIGGVGLGYQYGLSGAWMVFTIGLGLLALSVFFSARIARLKVYTVSEMLDLRYGGKAGLISGIVMWAYTLMLAVTSTIAYATIFDVIFDMHRTVAIILGGAIVVAYSTLGGMWSITITDMVQFVVKSVGILILLLPIAVIRAGGFSEMKAELPTSYFDPLGIGGETIFTYVLIYTFGMLIGQDIWQRVFTARSDKVARAGGTVAGTYCLLYAIAGAVIGTAAKVLYPHLANPDDAFATIVKDQLPMGVRGLVLAAALAAVMSTSSGALIACATVANNDIWSRLKGLTGSARAEGDHDEVKGNRIFILVMGIAVIVIAIQLKSVVEGLTVAYDLLVGGLLVPILGGLLWKRGTVYGALSAVVVGGLAVLGLMAAYGILANEPVYYGLLASLVSYVAVSLATPPTDPAVLANWRERLAGRGTETEAEDLAEVPA, from the coding sequence ATGGCCATCGACTACGCGGTGATCGTCATTTACCTGGCCGGCATGCTGGCCATGGGCTGGTGGGGCATGCGCCGCGCCAAGTCCAAGAGTGAGTTCCTGGTCGCGGGCCGCCGCCTCGGCCCCGCCATGTACTCCGGGACCATGGCCGCCATCGTCCTCGGCGGTGCCTCGACCATCGGCGGCGTCGGCCTCGGCTACCAGTACGGACTCTCCGGCGCCTGGATGGTCTTCACCATCGGCCTCGGTCTGCTCGCGCTCTCGGTCTTCTTCTCCGCGCGCATCGCCCGCCTGAAGGTCTACACCGTCTCCGAGATGCTCGACCTGCGCTACGGCGGCAAGGCCGGCCTCATCTCCGGCATCGTCATGTGGGCGTACACCCTCATGCTCGCGGTGACCTCGACCATCGCCTACGCGACCATCTTCGACGTCATCTTCGACATGCACCGCACCGTCGCGATCATCCTCGGCGGCGCGATCGTCGTGGCGTACTCGACGCTCGGCGGCATGTGGTCGATCACCATCACCGACATGGTGCAGTTCGTCGTGAAGTCGGTCGGCATCCTGATCCTTCTCCTCCCGATCGCCGTCATCCGGGCGGGCGGCTTCAGCGAGATGAAGGCCGAGCTGCCGACCTCGTACTTCGACCCGCTGGGCATCGGCGGCGAGACGATCTTCACGTACGTCCTGATCTACACCTTCGGGATGCTCATCGGGCAGGACATCTGGCAGCGGGTGTTCACCGCGCGCAGCGACAAGGTCGCGCGGGCCGGCGGCACGGTCGCCGGTACGTACTGCCTGCTGTACGCCATCGCCGGCGCGGTCATCGGCACCGCGGCGAAGGTCCTCTACCCGCACCTGGCCAACCCGGACGACGCGTTCGCGACCATCGTCAAGGACCAGCTCCCCATGGGTGTGCGGGGCCTCGTGCTCGCCGCCGCCCTCGCCGCCGTGATGTCCACGTCCTCCGGCGCGCTGATCGCCTGCGCCACCGTCGCCAACAACGACATCTGGTCGCGGCTGAAGGGCCTCACGGGCTCCGCCCGCGCAGAGGGCGACCACGACGAGGTGAAGGGCAACCGCATCTTCATCCTCGTCATGGGCATCGCCGTGATCGTCATCGCGATCCAGCTCAAGAGCGTCGTCGAGGGCCTGACCGTCGCGTACGACCTGCTCGTCGGCGGCCTCCTCGTCCCGATCCTCGGCGGACTGCTGTGGAAGCGCGGCACGGTGTACGGCGCGCTCTCGGCCGTCGTGGTCGGCGGGCTCGCCGTCCTGGGGCTGATGGCCGCGTACGGAATCCTCGCCAACGAGCCCGTCTACTACGGCCTCCTCGCCTCCCTCGTCTCGTACGTCGCCGTCTCCCTCGCGACGCCCCCGACCGACCCCGCCGTCCTCGCCAACTGGCGCGAGCGGCTGGCCGGCCGGGGCACGGAGACCGAGGCGGAAGACCTGGCCGAGGTCCCGGCCTGA
- a CDS encoding PucR family transcriptional regulator — MPDPASPPTSPVPLAALLAREDLGLLHVAGPSEAAVHWVHTSEMADPYPYLLGGELLLTAGVQLPGTDPDLYVARIVEAGGAALGFGVTPVYDTVPAALAEACDRRGLPLVEVPPRTPFTAVARAVWGLMAQARHRELRRVTDAQQGLASAAARPDPVPAVLRQLATRVGGWAGVLGADGSVAYEAGAAPSAAVRTSLDALAHVVRPAPERLVSSATDTVDGTHLTAYALANRATLCIATPHREPGDHTVAGVAVVLLSLLTAERQGADEAARSSALVRMLLGEEAADVAPLLGDAPWTVVHARGEGPPPALGSPLVDVQPESVRILLPAGHEPAPHPGWTLGISAPADPRQLPAAEAQAARALRRAEATRSPLVRHRTSGLAGLTDPAEAASYARELLAPLGDEKSSPLPRTLRSWLSLHGSWDRTAVALAVHRNTVRQRIARCAALLDADLDDMDVRAELWFALRSAEAHSGQKE; from the coding sequence ATGCCGGACCCCGCTTCTCCCCCGACCTCCCCGGTTCCTCTCGCCGCGCTGCTGGCGCGCGAGGATCTGGGGCTCCTTCATGTGGCGGGTCCGTCGGAGGCGGCCGTGCACTGGGTGCACACGAGCGAGATGGCCGACCCGTATCCGTATCTGCTCGGCGGCGAACTGCTGCTGACGGCGGGCGTGCAGCTCCCCGGGACCGACCCGGACCTCTACGTCGCGCGGATCGTGGAGGCGGGCGGGGCGGCGCTGGGCTTCGGGGTGACGCCGGTGTACGACACGGTGCCGGCGGCGCTCGCGGAGGCGTGCGACCGGCGGGGCCTGCCGCTGGTGGAGGTCCCGCCGCGGACTCCGTTCACGGCGGTGGCGCGGGCGGTGTGGGGGCTGATGGCGCAGGCCCGCCACCGGGAGCTGCGGCGGGTGACGGACGCCCAGCAGGGCCTGGCGTCGGCCGCGGCCCGCCCGGACCCGGTCCCGGCGGTGCTGCGGCAGTTGGCGACGCGGGTGGGTGGGTGGGCCGGGGTGCTGGGGGCGGACGGTTCGGTGGCGTACGAGGCGGGGGCTGCGCCGTCGGCGGCGGTGCGGACCTCGCTCGACGCGCTGGCCCACGTGGTGCGGCCCGCGCCGGAGAGACTGGTGTCCTCCGCCACCGACACCGTCGACGGCACCCACCTCACCGCCTACGCCCTCGCCAACCGCGCAACCCTCTGCATCGCCACCCCCCACCGTGAACCCGGCGACCACACCGTCGCCGGAGTCGCCGTCGTCCTCCTCTCCCTCCTCACCGCCGAACGGCAGGGCGCCGACGAGGCCGCCCGGTCCTCCGCCCTCGTACGGATGCTCCTCGGCGAGGAGGCCGCGGACGTCGCCCCGCTCCTCGGCGACGCCCCCTGGACCGTCGTGCACGCCCGCGGCGAAGGACCGCCGCCCGCGCTGGGCAGTCCGCTCGTGGACGTACAGCCCGAGTCCGTACGGATCCTGCTCCCCGCCGGCCACGAACCGGCCCCCCACCCCGGCTGGACGCTCGGCATCAGCGCCCCCGCCGACCCCCGCCAACTCCCCGCCGCCGAGGCCCAGGCGGCCCGCGCCCTGCGCCGCGCCGAGGCCACCCGTTCGCCCCTGGTCCGCCACCGCACCTCGGGCCTGGCCGGGCTGACGGACCCCGCCGAAGCGGCCTCGTACGCCCGCGAGCTCCTCGCCCCGCTCGGCGACGAGAAAAGCAGTCCCCTCCCCAGGACCCTCCGCAGCTGGCTCTCCCTCCACGGCAGCTGGGACCGCACCGCCGTCGCCCTCGCCGTCCACCGCAACACCGTCCGCCAGCGCATCGCCCGCTGCGCGGCCCTGCTGGACGCGGATCTGGACGACATGGACGTACGCGCGGAGCTCTGGTTCGCGCTCCGGAGTGCTGAGGCTCACTCTGGACAGAAAGAATGA